The Pyrus communis chromosome 9, drPyrComm1.1, whole genome shotgun sequence genome has a segment encoding these proteins:
- the LOC137745649 gene encoding uncharacterized protein: MDFQKKRIHLLLFIVGIIVLSITAEKCRQLLGEERASQSGKFTFLNCFDMSSGTLACSVKEGVKLYVNNIRAAHVEMIRHKAIESELSDALSQGISAKDAAKQAQEAGAKAAKLATRQAKRIIGPIISSGWDFFEAIYYGGTITEGTIRGTGTLFGTYGGGFVGEQRLGRFGYLVGSQLGSWAGGRIGLMVYDVIDGVNYLLQFGLPENSEVRETSAYESSEGSDDSNVDEVPTYENPEAEAYETYDSSEAYEHSELR; this comes from the exons ATGGATTTCCAGAAGAAGAGAATCCATTTACTGCTCTTCATAGTTGGCATCATCGTCCTCAGTATCACAG CTGAAAAATGTCGGCAACTGCTTGGGGAAGAGCGTGCATCTCAGAGTGGGAAGTTTACATTCTTGAACTGCTTTGATATGAGTTCTGGAACACTAGCTTGTTCTGTGAAAGAGGGAGTGAAGCTGTATGTTAACAACATCAGAGCTGCTCATGTTGAGATGATAAGGCATAAGGCAATTGAAAGTGAATTGTCTGATGCATTGTCGCAGGGGATATCTGCTAAAGATGCAGCCAAACAAGCACAGGAAGCGGGAGCAAAGGCAGCGAAGCTGGCAACTCGGCAAGCCAAGCGGATAATAGGTCCTATCATCTCGTCCGGATGGGACTTCTTTGAAGCCATATACTATGGTGGTACAATTACAGAAGGGACCATCAGGGGCACGGGAACCTTGTTTGGCACCTATGGAGGAGGCTTTGTAGGAGAGCAAAGGCTTGGGAGATTTGGTTACCTTGTGGGAAGTCAATTGGGCAGTTGGGCAGGAGGTAGGATTGGATTGATGGTATATGATGTGATTGATGGAGTGAACTACTTGCTCCAATTTGGTCTACCCGAAAACAGTGAAGTTCGTGAAACTTCCGCTTATGAAAGCTCTGAAGGTTCTGATGACTCTAATGTTGATGAAGTCCCCACATATGAGAACCCTGAAGCTGAAGCCTATGAAACCTATGACAGCTCCGAAGCATATGAACATTCTGAACTGAGGTGA
- the LOC137746238 gene encoding nicotianamine synthase-like yields the protein MGCQGDALVQRVCELYEKISSLESLKPSQDVDMLFTQLVLTCIPPSPIDVSKLCQGVQEIRSNLIRLCGEAEGLLENHFSTILGSYEHPLDHLDIFPYYSNYLKLSKLEFNILSQHFTRVPRKIAFVGSGPLPLTSIVLASYHLTKTSFDNYDIDASANSKALGLVSSDPDLSKRMVFHTTDIMDVTTALKDYEIVFLAALVGMDKMEKLKIIDHLAKYMAPGATLMLRSAHGARAFLYPVIDPCDDLRGFEVLSVFHPTDEVINSIVIARKYALPVQHSSPIDSQGLNAGAIILPSKCCELEAFNPLHKHGNMIEELAFEEQLS from the coding sequence ATGGGTTGCCAGGGAGATGCTTTGGTACAAAGAGTTTGCGAATTGTATGAGAAAATCTCAAGCCTTGAGAGCCTCAAACCCTCCCAAGATGTCGACATGCTCTTCACCCAACTCGTTCTCACATGCATACCACCAAGTCCAATCGATGTTTCCAAGTTATGCCAAGGGGTGCAAGAAATAAGGTCCAACCTTATAAGGCTCTGTGGAGAGGCagaaggacttttggagaatcaCTTCTCGACAATCCTAGGCTCATATGAACACCCTCTCGACCATCTCGACATTTTCCCTTACTATTCCAATTACCTCAAGCTTAGCAAACTTGAGTTCAACATCCTGAGCCAACACTTCACTCGTGTGCCTAGAAAAATTGCCTTTGTGGGTTCTGGCCCTCTTCCCCTTACCTCAATTGTCTTGGCCTCATATCACCTCACCAAAACCTCTTTCGACAACTATGACATCGATGCTTCGGCCAACTCCAAGGCTCTTGGCTTGGTGTCTTCCGATCCTGACCTATCGAAAAGAATGGTTTTCCACACCACAGATATAATGGATGTCACAACTGCTTTGAAAGACTATGAAATTGTGTTTTTGGCTGCTCTTGTAGGCATGGACAAGATGGAGAAGCTGAAAATTATCGATCACTTGGCAAAATACATGGCTCCAGGAGCAACTTTGATGCTAAGGAGTGCACACGGTGCGAGGGCTTTTCTGTATCCAGTGATTGATCCTTGTGATGATCTTAGAGGGTTTGAGGTTCTCTCTGTGTTTCATCCCACCGATGAAGTCATTAACTCAATTGTCATTGCGCGTAAGTATGCATTGCCTGTTCAGCACTCATCACCAATTGATTCTCAGGGTCTTAATGCTGGTGCCATTATACTTCCCAGCAAGTGTTGTGAGCTTGAAGCCTTCAATCCCCTCCATAAACATGGCAACATGATTGAGGAGTTGGCCTTTGAGGAGCAGCTTTCTTAA